A single genomic interval of Sporosarcina sp. ANT_H38 harbors:
- a CDS encoding Rrf2 family transcriptional regulator: protein MRLTMYTDFSLRVLIYLGAKEPGKLSTVQEISDTYNISRNHLTKVVHELGKMGLIETIRGRGGGIRMKVEPKNINVGELVRMTEDDFHLVECFNSESNSCILSPVCRLKGILHEALNAYLAVLDNYTVADFIINKDELKAILFDRPL, encoded by the coding sequence ATGCGTCTAACGATGTACACAGATTTTTCGTTGCGTGTTTTAATTTATCTAGGGGCGAAAGAGCCAGGGAAATTATCGACGGTTCAGGAAATCTCAGACACATACAATATTTCGAGAAATCATTTGACGAAAGTAGTGCACGAGCTTGGTAAGATGGGGTTAATCGAAACGATACGGGGCCGTGGTGGCGGTATCAGGATGAAAGTGGAACCTAAAAACATCAATGTTGGAGAGCTTGTTCGGATGACGGAAGACGATTTTCATCTTGTTGAATGTTTTAATTCCGAATCGAACAGTTGTATTCTTTCACCGGTCTGTCGACTAAAAGGTATATTACACGAAGCATTGAATGCTTATTTAGCAGTTTTGGATAACTACACTGTGGCGGATTTTATCATTAATAAAGATGAACTCAAAGCGATTTTGTTTGACCGCCCATTATGA
- the hmpA gene encoding NO-inducible flavohemoprotein — MLSEETIAIIKSTVPVLEQHGKTITTVFYKNLFEAHPELLNIFNHVNQAQGRQQNALAGLVYAAAANIDNLGAVLPAVVQVAHKHKSLNITPEQYPIVGHHLLGAIKEVLGEAATPEIIGAWGEAYEVIAGVFISIEKEMYAKAEEMDGGWKTFKDFEIADKVVESDVITSFYLKPVDGKKLPSYKPGQYITLRVTIPGEEYILNRQYSLSQAPTGESYRISVKREDEITPNGKMSVNLHNAMNVGDTVGVSVPAGVFHLDTESNNPVTLISGGVGITPMMSMFDSIAKNTPERSVAFLHSARTRKHQAFDAKLRTLSESMPTSTYAVLYSEEGDGFINRDFLAANVIKGSDIYVCGPTPFMQAVIKDLYAIGISKEKINFEFFGPAEELELANV; from the coding sequence ATGTTATCAGAAGAAACCATTGCCATTATCAAATCAACAGTTCCAGTATTGGAGCAACACGGAAAAACAATTACAACAGTGTTTTATAAAAATTTGTTCGAGGCTCACCCTGAACTTTTGAATATCTTCAACCACGTCAATCAAGCCCAAGGACGTCAACAAAACGCACTTGCAGGACTGGTTTACGCAGCTGCTGCAAATATCGACAACCTCGGCGCTGTTTTACCTGCTGTCGTTCAAGTTGCACACAAACACAAATCACTCAACATTACACCAGAACAATACCCAATCGTCGGTCACCATTTATTAGGCGCTATTAAAGAAGTATTAGGTGAAGCTGCAACTCCTGAAATTATTGGTGCTTGGGGAGAAGCTTACGAAGTAATTGCAGGCGTTTTCATCAGTATCGAAAAAGAGATGTACGCTAAAGCTGAGGAAATGGACGGCGGCTGGAAAACATTCAAGGACTTCGAGATTGCCGATAAAGTAGTTGAGAGCGATGTCATTACATCATTCTATTTAAAACCTGTCGATGGTAAAAAGTTACCTTCATACAAACCGGGTCAATACATCACATTACGCGTTACAATCCCTGGTGAAGAATATATCTTGAACCGTCAATACAGCTTGTCACAAGCACCAACAGGTGAGTCTTACCGTATTTCTGTTAAACGCGAGGATGAAATCACACCGAACGGAAAAATGTCCGTTAACCTTCATAATGCAATGAATGTCGGCGATACAGTTGGAGTTAGTGTTCCTGCCGGTGTATTCCATCTTGATACAGAAAGCAATAATCCAGTGACACTTATCAGCGGCGGTGTTGGTATTACGCCAATGATGAGCATGTTTGATTCAATTGCCAAAAACACACCAGAACGGTCAGTTGCATTCCTACATTCGGCACGTACGCGTAAACACCAAGCATTCGATGCAAAATTACGTACGTTGAGTGAATCCATGCCTACTTCCACATATGCCGTGCTTTATTCAGAAGAAGGAGATGGCTTCATCAACCGCGACTTCCTTGCCGCTAACGTCATTAAAGGTAGTGACATCTACGTTTGTGGACCAACGCCTTTCATGCAGGCCGTCATTAAAGATCTATATGCAATAGGTATTTCAAAAGAAAAAATAAACTTCGAATTCTTTGGACCTGCTGAAGAATTGGAGCTTGCAAACGTATAA
- a CDS encoding alpha/beta fold hydrolase → MLHYRTYEISPTTPWVTFIHGAGGSSSVWFKQIREFRKQHNVLLIDLRGHGQSAGGMWKKGDSFTDISKEVIEVLDEVGIKETHVIGMSLGTIVAQTMADNFPERINSLILGGAIIRFDIRTKLLLWGGRTVKRFVPYMLLYRLFAYIIMPRKQHEESRMAFVNEAKKVYQKEFIKWFSLTKLINPYLTRLQASTTAIPTLFLMGEEDYLFIPPIEEVVRKNKGFEFIKIEKSGHVCNIDQPEVFNKIAIDYIAKIEQRKAAIQLG, encoded by the coding sequence TTGCTTCACTATCGAACTTACGAAATTAGCCCGACAACCCCTTGGGTGACATTCATACATGGCGCGGGCGGGAGTTCTTCTGTCTGGTTCAAGCAAATCCGGGAATTTAGGAAACAGCATAATGTTCTCTTAATTGACCTTCGGGGGCACGGACAATCTGCTGGCGGAATGTGGAAAAAAGGGGATTCATTTACGGATATATCAAAGGAAGTAATTGAAGTGCTAGACGAAGTCGGCATAAAAGAAACGCATGTTATCGGTATGTCACTCGGTACAATCGTCGCGCAGACAATGGCAGATAACTTCCCAGAACGTATAAACTCACTCATTCTTGGTGGGGCGATTATTCGTTTTGATATTCGAACAAAGTTATTATTATGGGGAGGGCGTACAGTAAAGCGTTTTGTCCCTTATATGCTCCTTTATAGATTATTTGCTTATATTATTATGCCACGTAAACAGCATGAAGAATCGCGAATGGCTTTCGTCAACGAAGCTAAAAAGGTGTACCAGAAGGAATTCATCAAATGGTTTTCCCTTACTAAGCTTATCAATCCATACTTAACCCGCTTACAAGCATCAACAACGGCCATTCCAACATTATTCTTGATGGGTGAGGAAGATTATCTATTCATCCCGCCAATTGAAGAAGTTGTCCGTAAAAATAAAGGATTTGAATTCATTAAAATAGAAAAGTCCGGACATGTCTGCAATATCGACCAACCGGAAGTATTCAATAAGATAGCCATTGATTATATAGCTAAAATCGAACAAAGAAAAGCCGCCATCCAACTGGGATGA
- a CDS encoding type 1 glutamine amidotransferase domain-containing protein, which yields MAKIATLITNLFEDSEYMEPAKAFKDAGHEVVTIEKSAGVEVTGKQGNAKVKTDYGIDDVKPEDYDALFIPGGFSPDQLRADERFVQFVKSFMDDKKPVFAICHGPQLLITAKTLEGRDATGFKSIKVDMENAGVKYADKEVVVCQNQLVTSRTPDDIPAFNRESLKLLEK from the coding sequence TTGGCTAAAATAGCGACTTTAATCACGAATCTATTCGAAGACTCAGAGTACATGGAGCCAGCAAAAGCATTCAAGGATGCTGGGCATGAAGTAGTAACAATTGAAAAATCAGCAGGTGTAGAAGTGACCGGGAAGCAAGGTAATGCAAAAGTTAAGACGGATTACGGTATCGACGATGTAAAACCAGAAGACTATGATGCATTATTTATACCTGGAGGATTCTCACCGGATCAGTTACGTGCAGACGAACGCTTTGTGCAATTTGTGAAGTCGTTCATGGATGATAAAAAACCAGTATTTGCAATCTGTCATGGTCCTCAGCTTTTAATTACAGCTAAAACCCTCGAAGGAAGAGATGCAACGGGTTTTAAATCGATAAAAGTTGACATGGAAAATGCCGGTGTCAAATATGCGGACAAAGAAGTTGTCGTGTGTCAAAATCAGCTCGTCACAAGCCGTACACCTGATGACATACCAGCGTTTAATCGTGAATCACTAAAACTTCTTGAAAAGTAA
- a CDS encoding DNA-3-methyladenine glycosylase, which produces MYTPIDKSFFDAPVLELAKKLIGQYIVHELLEGTIVVRIVETEAYQGPEDQAAHSFDNRRTKRTEVMFGLAGLVYTYQMHTHTLMNVVGGAVGTPHAILIRAAEPVTGFERMKENRGAHLKMKDWTNGPGKLTKALGVTMQYYGHHWTERPLFIAEGAVPAEIITGPRVGIGNSGEAVHYPWRFYEKDNPYVSKYRP; this is translated from the coding sequence ATGTATACACCTATAGATAAATCGTTTTTTGATGCGCCTGTACTTGAATTGGCTAAAAAGTTGATTGGACAATATATTGTTCATGAGCTGCTGGAAGGAACTATTGTAGTCCGTATTGTGGAAACGGAAGCATATCAAGGCCCTGAGGATCAAGCAGCACATAGTTTTGACAATCGGCGAACGAAGCGGACAGAAGTAATGTTTGGACTTGCAGGGCTCGTCTATACGTATCAAATGCATACACATACCCTGATGAATGTTGTAGGTGGAGCAGTGGGAACGCCACATGCAATTCTGATTCGGGCTGCGGAACCGGTGACCGGATTTGAACGGATGAAGGAAAATCGTGGAGCTCATTTGAAAATGAAGGATTGGACAAATGGCCCAGGTAAATTAACGAAAGCACTTGGTGTAACCATGCAGTATTACGGTCATCATTGGACAGAGAGGCCGTTATTCATTGCAGAGGGTGCTGTACCGGCGGAAATTATAACGGGTCCTCGGGTGGGAATTGGGAATTCCGGGGAAGCGGTTCATTATCCTTGGCGTTTCTATGAAAAAGACAATCCTTATGTTTCAAAATATCGACCATAA
- a CDS encoding nucleotide pyrophosphohydrolase: protein MQRLQTEIREFTKARNWGGNHDARNLAISISLEASELLEHFQWKSGEEAVAHNKQEIVDEAADVFIYLLQFADLLGVDLEEAARAKMKKNAVKYPV from the coding sequence ATGCAAAGACTACAAACTGAAATACGTGAATTCACGAAAGCGCGTAATTGGGGTGGAAATCACGACGCTCGAAATCTCGCAATTTCAATTTCATTGGAAGCAAGTGAGCTACTGGAACACTTCCAATGGAAATCTGGTGAGGAAGCAGTCGCTCATAACAAGCAAGAAATCGTGGATGAGGCAGCCGACGTATTTATTTATCTATTACAATTCGCGGATCTTCTTGGCGTTGATTTGGAAGAAGCTGCACGCGCTAAGATGAAGAAGAATGCCGTAAAATATCCTGTATGA
- a CDS encoding glycine betaine ABC transporter substrate-binding protein, whose translation MKKGLGIMLLSLTLLLSACGGKDEIVISGKPWTEQFILPYILGQYIESQTDYKVKYKDGLGEVAIMTPALEKGDIDLYVEYTGTGLKDVLKEESKAGESSESVFARVKKGYEDKFKVTWLEPLGFENGYTLAFSKDKKYTAKTYSDLAALSNEEEMVFGAPHAFYERKGDGYDDMVITYPFTFKDTKSLDPNVMYEAVKNGDVDVIPAFTTDSRIQMFELATTEDDLGFFPKYDAAPVVRQETLKKFPDLEKVLNSLAGKITEEDMLKMNARVDLDKEKPEDVALAFLIEKGLIKE comes from the coding sequence ATGAAAAAAGGTTTGGGGATTATGTTGCTGTCATTGACACTGTTACTTAGTGCATGCGGTGGGAAAGATGAAATTGTCATTAGTGGAAAGCCATGGACAGAGCAATTTATACTGCCATATATTTTAGGTCAATATATTGAGTCACAAACGGATTATAAAGTGAAGTATAAAGATGGTTTAGGTGAAGTAGCAATCATGACGCCTGCACTTGAAAAAGGCGATATCGATCTTTACGTAGAGTATACTGGAACGGGTTTAAAAGACGTTTTGAAAGAAGAATCGAAAGCTGGAGAGAGTTCTGAAAGCGTTTTTGCGCGTGTGAAAAAGGGCTATGAAGATAAATTCAAAGTGACTTGGTTGGAGCCATTAGGTTTTGAAAATGGCTATACATTGGCCTTCTCAAAGGATAAAAAATACACTGCAAAAACGTATTCCGATCTAGCCGCGCTTTCAAATGAGGAAGAGATGGTTTTCGGTGCACCGCATGCCTTTTATGAACGAAAAGGTGATGGTTATGATGATATGGTGATTACCTATCCGTTCACATTTAAAGATACAAAGAGTCTGGATCCGAATGTTATGTATGAAGCGGTGAAGAATGGAGATGTTGATGTTATTCCAGCATTCACGACAGATAGCCGTATCCAGATGTTTGAACTAGCAACAACGGAAGATGATCTAGGGTTTTTCCCGAAATATGATGCGGCACCAGTCGTGCGCCAGGAGACATTGAAGAAGTTTCCTGATCTTGAAAAAGTGCTGAATAGCTTAGCAGGAAAAATTACGGAAGAAGATATGTTGAAAATGAATGCCCGCGTTGATTTGGACAAAGAGAAACCAGAAGACGTTGCCCTCGCATTTTTAATAGAAAAAGGGTTAATTAAGGAATAA
- a CDS encoding ABC transporter permease, with amino-acid sequence MKNFIETVTSRSDMITEAFLQHIFLSFVALAIGILIALPTGMLVARHRRFAEPIIGVAAILQTIPSLALFGFLVPLIGIGSKTALIALIIYALLPIVRNTYAGLTGVDEAIVEAGRGMGMTPNQILKKIEFPIALPVIMAGIRTATVLTVGIATLATFVGAGGLGDVIYRGLQSYNNALVLAGALPVALLAIAFDFILKWVEKKVTPKGVQN; translated from the coding sequence ATGAAGAACTTTATCGAGACAGTGACCAGTCGTTCAGACATGATTACAGAAGCTTTTCTTCAACATATTTTTCTGTCTTTTGTAGCGCTTGCCATCGGGATACTCATAGCTTTACCAACTGGGATGTTGGTTGCTCGTCATCGTCGTTTTGCAGAGCCGATCATTGGTGTAGCTGCGATATTACAGACAATACCAAGTCTTGCATTGTTTGGTTTTCTTGTTCCGCTCATCGGAATAGGCTCAAAGACCGCACTTATTGCGCTTATTATTTACGCACTGTTGCCAATTGTGCGCAATACATATGCGGGTCTTACAGGTGTCGATGAAGCGATTGTCGAAGCGGGACGCGGAATGGGGATGACCCCCAATCAAATTTTGAAGAAAATCGAGTTTCCGATTGCCTTGCCTGTCATCATGGCAGGTATCCGGACGGCGACTGTGCTGACGGTCGGCATTGCCACACTTGCAACTTTCGTCGGAGCAGGCGGGCTGGGGGATGTTATTTATAGAGGTTTGCAATCCTATAACAATGCGCTTGTTCTTGCGGGAGCGCTGCCAGTTGCACTACTCGCCATTGCTTTTGACTTTATCTTAAAATGGGTAGAGAAGAAGGTAACACCAAAAGGCGTACAAAATTGA
- a CDS encoding ABC transporter ATP-binding protein, giving the protein MIRFDNVTKRFADGTEALKGVSVTIPTHKLTAIIGPSGCGKTTLMRMINRLEVSTEGDVYIDELSISERDEVELRRSIGYVIQRIGLIPHMTIEDNIALVPELLKWDKEKIAARVDELLDMVDLDPAVFKKRYPFELSGGQQQRVGVSRALASDPNIILMDEPFSALDPISREQLQKELKKLQKKIKKTIVFVTHDMDEALDIADVIIIMRDGQIEQMSSPAQLIEKQATDFVREFIGIERIDRQRNFGQRSIKEFAKFFDEAWTGEVREVTSELTVDEAITVLDANPASRLAVAEDGVVIGYIGHHSLLQASMDNGKWVKS; this is encoded by the coding sequence ATGATCCGCTTTGATAATGTAACGAAACGTTTTGCGGATGGTACTGAAGCGCTGAAAGGTGTTTCAGTAACAATCCCTACACATAAATTGACGGCTATAATAGGTCCTTCCGGCTGTGGAAAGACGACACTTATGCGGATGATTAATCGGCTGGAAGTATCGACAGAAGGTGACGTTTATATCGATGAGTTGTCAATTTCTGAACGAGATGAAGTGGAGTTACGCCGCTCAATCGGCTATGTCATTCAGCGAATTGGTCTCATTCCTCATATGACGATTGAAGACAATATCGCGCTTGTCCCCGAATTGCTCAAGTGGGATAAAGAAAAAATTGCTGCCCGTGTCGATGAACTGCTTGATATGGTGGATCTCGACCCGGCTGTGTTTAAGAAACGCTATCCATTTGAACTCTCAGGCGGTCAACAGCAGCGGGTCGGCGTAAGTCGGGCGCTTGCTAGTGATCCGAACATTATTTTAATGGATGAACCCTTTTCGGCACTCGATCCAATCAGCCGTGAACAGCTACAGAAGGAATTGAAGAAGCTGCAGAAGAAAATCAAAAAGACGATTGTGTTTGTAACGCACGATATGGATGAAGCCCTCGACATTGCGGATGTCATTATTATCATGCGGGACGGCCAAATTGAGCAGATGTCATCACCTGCTCAATTAATTGAAAAACAAGCGACCGATTTTGTTCGTGAATTTATCGGAATTGAACGGATAGACAGACAGCGTAATTTCGGTCAGAGATCTATTAAAGAGTTCGCAAAATTCTTTGATGAAGCATGGACAGGTGAAGTAAGGGAAGTGACTTCGGAGCTGACAGTTGATGAAGCAATTACTGTCCTAGATGCTAATCCCGCCAGCCGTCTTGCCGTAGCTGAAGATGGAGTTGTGATAGGTTATATTGGCCATCATTCTCTATTGCAAGCTTCAATGGATAACGGGAAATGGGTGAAGTCATGA
- a CDS encoding adenylate kinase translates to MEAIQHKKVLIIGCSGAGKSTLSRKLAMRWGLPLHHLDVLYWNEGWMPTPKQEFRKLLKDVITQPEWIVDGNFDSSLEMRAHYADLIIFLDFPNWLCLSRVTKRFWSYRGQTRPDMAQGCPEKIDMKFVRWIWRYPKDARPGVLEILQKAKADVVLLKTSVEVERWLDSSPQRNA, encoded by the coding sequence GTGGAAGCGATTCAGCATAAAAAAGTACTGATTATCGGGTGCAGTGGTGCTGGGAAATCGACTCTGTCTCGTAAGCTTGCTATGAGGTGGGGATTGCCTTTGCATCATCTTGACGTTCTTTATTGGAATGAAGGGTGGATGCCCACGCCGAAACAGGAATTCCGTAAGTTGCTGAAAGACGTGATAACGCAGCCTGAATGGATTGTAGATGGAAACTTCGATTCTTCACTTGAAATGAGAGCGCACTATGCAGATTTGATAATCTTCCTTGATTTCCCGAACTGGCTTTGTCTATCCAGAGTAACGAAAAGATTTTGGAGCTACAGGGGACAGACACGTCCAGATATGGCACAAGGGTGTCCCGAAAAGATTGATATGAAGTTTGTCCGTTGGATTTGGCGCTATCCGAAGGACGCTCGACCGGGGGTTTTAGAAATCTTGCAGAAAGCTAAAGCGGATGTTGTACTGCTGAAGACATCGGTTGAAGTTGAAAGATGGCTGGATTCTTCACCGCAACGAAATGCATAA
- a CDS encoding uracil-DNA glycosylase, which translates to MFRIPESIANLGRERIEGFPVEGFLYGEGPKKPELMLIGEAPGEFELIDGIPFIGRAGKELMKSLSTIGLTREDVYITSAVRSRPYRWGKKNNRDGTTTERKYNRPPKTTEILAHAPVLDYELANIEPKLIVTLGNVGLQRLLGKEAKVTKLHGQLVERPIQYLNELDDTTFNWTKKVYKIVPTFHPASIFYRPSHRPSLDADWLEIGRILGGMN; encoded by the coding sequence ATGTTCCGTATACCTGAATCGATTGCGAATCTTGGCCGGGAACGGATAGAAGGTTTTCCTGTGGAGGGATTCCTTTACGGAGAAGGTCCCAAAAAACCGGAGCTGATGTTAATCGGTGAAGCACCTGGAGAATTCGAATTGATTGATGGCATTCCCTTTATTGGCCGTGCGGGGAAGGAACTGATGAAGTCACTTTCGACAATCGGTTTAACGCGTGAAGATGTTTACATTACAAGTGCGGTCCGCAGCAGGCCATATAGATGGGGGAAGAAAAATAACCGTGACGGAACGACTACGGAACGAAAATACAATCGGCCCCCAAAGACGACAGAAATTTTGGCTCATGCACCTGTGCTTGATTATGAACTAGCAAACATTGAGCCAAAACTGATTGTTACTCTCGGAAACGTCGGATTACAGCGGTTGTTAGGTAAAGAGGCTAAGGTGACAAAACTCCACGGGCAACTAGTGGAGCGACCTATTCAATATTTAAATGAACTAGACGATACCACATTTAATTGGACAAAAAAGGTGTATAAGATTGTACCAACATTTCATCCTGCGTCTATCTTTTATAGACCGTCGCATAGACCCTCACTAGATGCAGATTGGTTGGAGATTGGCCGTATATTGGGGGGGATGAACTAG
- a CDS encoding DUF6054 family protein: MSVREFTVTISPAAATDVIESYVIRGNISGTLVDRYVRQLGEQEVHVIVLEKYYMRSSNRASLTVTTDNFGGQTKVHAVASGSSEGVFMRFDWGAGKDFANSVESALGSYIVW; this comes from the coding sequence ATGTCAGTACGTGAATTTACTGTAACTATTTCACCAGCGGCGGCAACGGATGTTATTGAGTCATACGTAATTAGGGGAAATATTAGTGGAACGCTCGTCGATCGATATGTAAGGCAGCTTGGCGAACAGGAAGTCCATGTCATCGTGTTGGAAAAATATTATATGAGGTCCAGCAATCGTGCGTCGCTTACTGTGACAACCGATAACTTTGGAGGGCAAACGAAAGTCCATGCGGTCGCATCAGGCAGTTCAGAGGGGGTATTCATGCGCTTTGATTGGGGTGCGGGAAAAGATTTTGCAAACAGTGTGGAATCTGCATTGGGCTCGTACATAGTGTGGTAA
- a CDS encoding MFS transporter, which yields MFDAMDVGILSFVIAALAVEWHLTPSQMGWIGSVNSIGMAVGALGFGMLADKIGRKNVFMMTLVLFSVASGLSALTMTLTAFLILRFFVGAGLGGELPVASTLVSESVEAHERGRVVVLLESFWAAGWLIAAIIAYFVIPNYGWRLALIITALPAFYAIYLRRRLPDSPKFELDGKPKQSAVEKIKTLWSKKYARRTLMLWIVWFTVVFSYYGMFLWLPSVMVIKGFDLIHSFKYVLIMTLAQLPGYFSAAWLIERAGRKFVLATYLLGTAASALFFGNAETLPLLLISGALLSFFNLGAWGALYAYSPEQYPTAIRATGSGMAAAVGRIGGIFGPLLIGTLLAAGYGFGLIFGIFCGAIIIGVIAVVFLGTETKQTELE from the coding sequence ATGTTCGATGCTATGGACGTCGGAATTCTGTCGTTCGTTATCGCCGCTCTTGCAGTAGAGTGGCATTTGACACCGTCTCAGATGGGCTGGATAGGTAGCGTCAACTCGATTGGTATGGCGGTTGGTGCATTAGGATTTGGAATGCTTGCGGATAAAATCGGAAGGAAGAACGTATTTATGATGACGCTTGTCCTGTTCTCTGTGGCTAGCGGGTTATCTGCGTTGACGATGACGCTTACTGCCTTTCTAATCCTCCGTTTTTTTGTTGGTGCAGGGCTTGGCGGCGAGTTGCCAGTTGCGTCGACATTGGTCTCTGAAAGTGTTGAGGCTCATGAACGGGGACGTGTTGTCGTTCTCCTTGAAAGTTTCTGGGCAGCGGGCTGGTTGATCGCCGCAATCATCGCCTACTTTGTTATTCCGAACTATGGTTGGAGACTTGCGTTAATTATTACTGCGTTACCGGCATTTTATGCCATCTATCTCAGGCGTAGATTACCGGATTCGCCGAAGTTTGAGTTGGATGGCAAACCGAAACAGTCAGCAGTAGAAAAGATTAAAACACTATGGTCGAAAAAGTATGCACGACGAACACTTATGCTTTGGATAGTCTGGTTCACGGTGGTGTTTTCGTATTATGGCATGTTTCTATGGTTGCCGAGTGTCATGGTAATAAAGGGCTTTGATTTGATTCATAGCTTCAAATACGTTCTTATTATGACGCTTGCACAATTGCCAGGCTATTTTTCGGCCGCTTGGTTAATCGAGAGAGCAGGCCGGAAATTCGTCCTTGCCACATACCTTCTTGGAACTGCAGCAAGTGCATTGTTCTTTGGTAATGCGGAAACACTTCCATTGCTTCTCATTTCAGGTGCATTGTTATCATTCTTTAACTTAGGTGCTTGGGGAGCTTTGTACGCGTATTCGCCAGAACAATATCCGACTGCAATCCGAGCAACAGGGTCTGGAATGGCGGCAGCAGTTGGTCGTATTGGAGGTATATTCGGACCGTTACTTATCGGTACACTTCTTGCGGCAGGATACGGATTCGGTTTGATTTTCGGTATCTTCTGTGGCGCAATTATTATCGGTGTGATAGCCGTTGTCTTTTTAGGAACAGAAACGAAACAGACGGAGTTGGAATGA
- the zupT gene encoding zinc transporter ZupT: MDGNILFAFALTLFAGLATGIGSLLAFFTKRTNTKFLSIALGFSAGVMIYVSLVEIFVKAKDALVLELGLTNGYWATIAGFFGGILLIAIIDRLIPAIGNPHEVKSVENVNAGPTNEEYAKLKQMGMFTALAIAIHNFPEGIATFTSALEDPTLGIAIAIAVAIHNIPEGIAVAVPIYFATGNRKQAFKLSFLSGLAEPVGAVVAYLILMPYLNGIMFGVIFAAVAGIMVFISIDELLPAAREYGEAHLSVYGFMAGMAVMAVSLVLVV; this comes from the coding sequence ATGGATGGAAATATACTATTTGCATTCGCCCTCACTCTTTTTGCAGGACTTGCAACAGGAATTGGTAGCTTACTTGCATTTTTTACGAAAAGGACAAATACAAAGTTCCTCTCGATAGCTCTCGGATTTTCAGCGGGTGTAATGATTTACGTATCACTTGTTGAAATATTTGTGAAAGCTAAAGATGCACTTGTATTAGAACTTGGTCTTACTAACGGCTATTGGGCTACTATTGCAGGATTTTTTGGCGGAATCCTATTGATTGCAATTATCGATCGTCTGATACCCGCAATTGGGAATCCGCATGAAGTGAAGAGTGTTGAGAACGTGAATGCAGGTCCGACGAATGAAGAATATGCGAAGTTGAAACAAATGGGCATGTTTACGGCCCTTGCTATTGCCATTCACAATTTTCCGGAGGGAATTGCAACATTTACTTCGGCGCTTGAAGACCCTACACTGGGAATCGCCATTGCTATCGCAGTTGCAATACATAACATTCCAGAAGGGATTGCTGTCGCTGTGCCAATTTATTTCGCGACGGGTAATCGTAAGCAGGCATTCAAGTTGTCGTTTCTTTCTGGATTGGCAGAACCAGTAGGAGCGGTTGTGGCCTATCTTATTTTAATGCCTTATTTGAACGGGATTATGTTCGGCGTTATCTTTGCTGCTGTTGCAGGTATTATGGTGTTCATTTCAATCGATGAATTACTTCCAGCAGCTCGGGAATATGGTGAAGCGCATTTGTCGGTCTACGGATTTATGGCGGGAATGGCCGTAATGGCTGTCAGTCTCGTACTTGTCGTGTAA